In Bradyrhizobium manausense, the sequence GTGCTTCAGCGAGGCCGCGAACCGCTCGGCAAATTCCGGCGCGACCAATGCCCCGGGCTCGCCCGTAAACAGCAGCTTTGGATAGGAGGACGCCGCCAGCGCGGTGTGCGCAGATTGGAGCGCGGCATAGACGTCGGCAGGTTCGCCTGCGATCGGCAGTTCGCGCGGAAGCACAAGAACAGGACGGCGGCTCTCCGGTGTCGGAAACGGCGCGCGATAAGGCGCCATCTCGTCGTCGCTGAGCTTGCGCACGATGCCGCCGGGCAGCACGCGTTCGACGAACGCGTTCGCTTCGAGGATCATCGCCTCGCCTTCGCCGGGCGTCCTGAATTTGCGAAACACCGCCCGCGCCGCCTCGGCATGGCCCTGCTCTTCCGCAACTTCGGTGTGGTGAAAATCCTGCCAGGTCGGCATCGGACGGATGAACTCCATGAAGGCTAATCCGCGCACGAGATCCGGTCGGCGC encodes:
- a CDS encoding haloalkane dehalogenase, translated to MTKPIDIEIRKTSVLGSNMAYRETGAEGAPVALFLHGNPTSSHIWRNILPLVSPVAHCIAPDNIGFGQSDKPDIGYRFLDLARYLDAFIEERGITSAYLIAQDWGTALAFHLAARRPDLVRGLAFMEFIRPMPTWQDFHHTEVAEEQGHAEAARAVFRKFRTPGEGEAMILEANAFVERVLPGGIVRKLSDDEMAPYRAPFPTPESRRPVLVLPRELPIAGEPADVYAALQSAHTALAASSYPKLLFTGEPGALVAPEFAERFAASLKHCALVRLGAGLHFLQEDHPEAIGRSVAGWIAGIEAMRPQLAA